In Burkholderia contaminans, the following proteins share a genomic window:
- a CDS encoding mannose-1-phosphate guanylyltransferase/mannose-6-phosphate isomerase gives MLIPVILSGGAGTRLWPVSREGHPKPFMKLADGESLLLKTYRRAAAVVGGGEDVSCGELLTVTNRDYYFMSKDEFASASLGEQRPGVFMLEPAGRNTAPAVAMAAHHVAEKYGRDALMLVLAADHLVQDQKGFVAAVASAAELAKQGRLVTFGIVPTSPDTGFGYIEAGEPVGAGRAALRFVEKPDAAKAAEYLAAGNYLWNSGMFCFKAGVILDEMARHAPDVAAAAESCWAAVQEANKASTQMLEIPAEAFEKMPDISIDYAVMERSSNVAVVPSSFGWSDIGSWGAVRDLVEPDEDSNRAVGDAIFVDSRNMYVQTQDRVVASVGVADLMIIDTPDALLVAHPDRAQDVKQVVARLKKRNHDAYKLHRTVSRPWGTYTVLEEGPRFKIKRIEVKPGGSLSLQMHHHRSEHWIVVSGMAKVVNGDQEIFVRTNESTYIPAGHKHRLENPGVLDLVMIEVQSGEYLGEDDIVRFQDVYGRA, from the coding sequence ATGTTAATCCCCGTCATCCTGTCCGGTGGTGCCGGTACGCGACTTTGGCCCGTCTCTCGCGAAGGGCATCCCAAACCGTTCATGAAGCTCGCCGATGGCGAGAGTCTGCTGCTGAAGACCTACCGTCGCGCTGCTGCGGTGGTTGGCGGCGGTGAGGATGTGTCGTGCGGAGAATTGCTGACGGTCACCAACCGCGACTACTACTTCATGAGCAAGGACGAGTTCGCGAGCGCGTCGCTCGGCGAACAGCGGCCCGGCGTGTTCATGCTCGAGCCGGCCGGTCGCAACACGGCACCCGCCGTGGCGATGGCGGCGCATCACGTCGCTGAAAAATACGGGCGCGACGCACTGATGCTGGTGCTGGCGGCCGATCACCTGGTGCAGGACCAGAAGGGTTTCGTGGCCGCCGTCGCGAGCGCGGCCGAACTGGCGAAGCAGGGTCGGCTGGTGACGTTCGGCATCGTACCGACGAGCCCGGATACCGGCTTCGGCTACATCGAGGCCGGGGAACCGGTTGGGGCCGGCCGTGCAGCGCTGCGCTTCGTCGAGAAGCCGGATGCCGCGAAGGCGGCCGAGTACCTGGCGGCGGGCAACTACCTGTGGAATTCGGGCATGTTCTGTTTCAAGGCCGGCGTCATTCTCGACGAGATGGCGCGTCATGCGCCGGACGTCGCCGCTGCCGCGGAATCATGCTGGGCAGCGGTGCAGGAAGCGAACAAGGCGTCGACGCAGATGCTCGAGATTCCCGCCGAAGCATTCGAGAAAATGCCCGACATCTCGATCGACTATGCGGTGATGGAGCGCTCGTCGAACGTGGCGGTGGTGCCTTCGAGCTTCGGCTGGAGCGACATCGGTTCGTGGGGCGCGGTGCGTGACCTGGTCGAGCCGGACGAGGACAGCAACCGTGCTGTCGGCGATGCGATCTTCGTCGATAGTCGCAACATGTACGTGCAGACGCAGGATCGCGTCGTGGCGTCGGTCGGCGTGGCTGACCTGATGATCATCGATACGCCCGACGCATTGCTGGTCGCGCATCCCGACCGCGCGCAGGATGTGAAGCAGGTCGTCGCGCGCCTGAAGAAACGCAATCACGACGCATACAAGCTGCATCGCACGGTGAGCCGCCCGTGGGGCACCTATACGGTCCTGGAAGAAGGGCCGCGGTTCAAGATCAAGCGTATCGAAGTGAAGCCGGGCGGGAGCCTGAGCCTGCAGATGCATCATCATCGCAGCGAGCACTGGATCGTCGTGAGCGGGATGGCCAAGGTCGTCAACGGCGATCAGGAAATCTTCGTCCGGACCAACGAGTCCACCTATATTCCTGCCGGGCACAAGCACCGCCTCGAGAATCCGGGTGTGCTGGACCTCGTGATGATCGAGGTGCAGAGCGGCGAGTATCTGGGAGAGGACGACATCGTTCGTTTCCAAGACGTTTACGGGCGCGCGTGA
- a CDS encoding ABC transporter permease, translating into MLGIFKALWSYRGFILGSVKREFQSKYRNSLLGAAWTVLNPLSMIVVYTVIFSGVMHNRLPGVENRFAYSVYLCAGVLTWGLFTEIVGRGQNTFIENANLLKKLSFPRLCLPVIAVANALVNFGIVFGLFTVFLMFSGNFPGLAFVALIPTIALLVLFAVGLGITLGVLNVFFRDVGQFFGIVLSFWFWMTPIVYSVSILPERVQSWMRFNPMSRLIEAFQTILVRGAWPNWYSLWPVLVLALALCGLGFTLFRKHAGEMVDEL; encoded by the coding sequence ATGCTGGGAATATTCAAAGCCTTGTGGAGCTACCGCGGCTTCATACTGGGGAGCGTGAAGCGTGAGTTCCAATCCAAGTACCGCAACTCCTTGCTGGGCGCGGCATGGACGGTGCTCAACCCACTGTCGATGATCGTGGTTTACACGGTGATCTTCTCCGGTGTCATGCACAATCGCTTGCCTGGGGTGGAGAACCGTTTTGCATACAGCGTTTACCTGTGCGCGGGTGTGCTTACTTGGGGCCTATTCACGGAGATCGTCGGTCGGGGGCAGAACACCTTCATCGAAAATGCGAACCTGCTCAAGAAATTGAGTTTCCCGCGTCTCTGCCTGCCAGTGATCGCGGTGGCCAATGCCTTGGTCAACTTTGGCATTGTGTTCGGGCTGTTCACCGTGTTTTTGATGTTTTCCGGTAATTTTCCCGGCTTGGCCTTTGTCGCTCTGATACCCACGATCGCTTTGCTGGTGTTATTTGCCGTTGGTCTGGGCATTACATTGGGTGTGCTCAACGTGTTCTTCCGCGACGTGGGCCAGTTCTTCGGTATTGTCCTTAGTTTCTGGTTTTGGATGACGCCCATTGTTTACTCAGTGAGCATATTGCCCGAGCGCGTTCAGTCTTGGATGCGCTTCAACCCCATGTCGCGGTTGATTGAAGCCTTTCAGACGATTCTGGTGCGGGGGGCTTGGCCCAACTGGTATAGCCTATGGCCCGTGTTGGTGTTGGCATTAGCGTTGTGCGGGTTGGGCTTTACTCTCTTCCGCAAACATGCGGGTGAAATGGTGGATGAACTCTGA
- a CDS encoding ABC transporter ATP-binding protein translates to MGTIVVRNLGKAYKKYPSRWSRLLEWLDPRGKPRHELHWVQQGLNFEVRAGEAVGIIGMNGAGKSTLLKMIVGTTQPTTGSVEMTGRVAALLELGMGFHPDFTGRQNAIMAGQLLGMSVEEILTLMPDIEAFAEIGEYIDEPVRVYSSGMQVRLAFAVATARRPDVLIVDEALSVGDAYFQHKSFDRIREFRKRGTTLLIVSHDKQAIQSICDRAILLDAGKLAMEGEPEAVMDYYNALLADHQNQSVQQEVLENGKVQTVSGTGEAVVEDIALLDINGKRIEVVDVGQSVTLRVDVRVHAFIERLVLGYGIKDRLGQVVYGTNTDLKKQPLVNVRAGSLVRFNVNFSASLGAGTYSIQTALVSTDTHLVHNYEWRDLALVFNVINVSKPTFVGLAWIDPEIGIEQR, encoded by the coding sequence ATGGGCACCATTGTCGTTAGAAATCTGGGCAAGGCCTACAAAAAGTACCCCTCGCGCTGGTCACGCCTATTGGAGTGGCTGGACCCGCGCGGCAAACCTCGTCACGAACTGCATTGGGTGCAGCAAGGCCTGAATTTTGAAGTACGCGCGGGCGAGGCCGTGGGCATTATCGGCATGAACGGCGCGGGCAAGAGTACCTTGCTCAAGATGATCGTCGGTACTACCCAACCTACCACTGGCTCCGTCGAGATGACGGGCCGCGTGGCGGCATTGCTGGAGTTGGGTATGGGCTTTCATCCAGACTTCACAGGCAGGCAGAACGCTATCATGGCGGGCCAATTGTTGGGCATGAGTGTAGAAGAGATTTTGACGCTCATGCCCGATATCGAGGCTTTCGCCGAGATCGGTGAGTACATTGATGAACCGGTGCGAGTGTATTCCAGCGGCATGCAGGTGCGGCTGGCCTTCGCCGTGGCAACGGCTCGCCGCCCCGACGTGCTCATTGTGGACGAGGCCCTGTCAGTGGGCGATGCCTACTTCCAGCACAAAAGCTTCGACCGCATCCGTGAGTTCCGCAAGCGGGGAACCACGCTTCTGATCGTGTCGCACGACAAGCAGGCTATCCAGTCCATCTGTGATCGCGCCATTTTGCTCGACGCCGGCAAGCTCGCTATGGAGGGCGAGCCCGAAGCAGTAATGGACTACTACAATGCATTACTTGCAGATCATCAAAATCAAAGCGTGCAGCAGGAAGTTTTGGAAAATGGCAAGGTGCAGACAGTTTCTGGAACTGGCGAGGCCGTCGTCGAAGATATTGCGCTGTTGGATATTAACGGAAAGCGAATCGAAGTAGTAGACGTCGGTCAATCCGTGACGTTACGCGTGGATGTGCGTGTTCATGCCTTTATCGAGCGTTTGGTATTGGGTTACGGCATTAAAGATAGATTGGGTCAAGTGGTTTATGGCACCAATACGGATTTGAAGAAGCAGCCTCTGGTTAATGTTCGCGCTGGTTCTTTGGTTCGGTTCAATGTTAATTTCTCGGCTTCGTTGGGGGCTGGGACGTATTCCATACAGACTGCACTGGTCAGCACTGATACGCATTTGGTCCATAATTACGAGTGGCGTGATCTGGCATTGGTTTTTAATGTCATTAACGTCAGCAAGCCGACGTTTGTGGGATTGGCGTGGATCGATCCGGAAATTGGTATAGAGCAACGATGA
- a CDS encoding FkbM family methyltransferase has translation MRFISYAQNLEDVILWRALKAVEKGFYIDVGANDPNIDSVTKAFYERGWRGINVEPLRSHWDDLQRDRPEDTNLQCAAGAASGELDLWEADVRGWATSSPSVIKKHQEDGHNGTWHKVAVRTLTEICKEYAPSDIHFLKVDVEGFEQSVIAGMNFEQYRPWIVVVEATLPNSIVENYQLWEPMLVQHGYSLVYADGLNRYYLAREHGDLAEAFKYPPNVFDGFVRSDQVLLEGSLQKAQEQLHQSQEHWCQSQEQLHRLQEHWSQSQEQLHQLREQLHQSQEQFRAAQESRAALQAENAQMRDLAARMQEVEDALAHASGQHAQVATQLAAVYASNSWRITAPLRKLSILVSSASLRGKILTKVLLRYAAVRIDRYPQVKRVMLMVLNRLPALKGRLARILVQQTSILPVLRKDAEGGLLANPSVLPSAPSIPEAMLLPEVASSTRRWVRLVGHVEGHYSLAIVNRGLAGALEQVTRKLVSFVPYHGTPYTEVPNLPPDQDEVLHQALRRSIPAEAVDDAISIVHHYPFINDDLPAGQRGMVFFWEETSVPEGIVNHINAFFDLVWVAAESVKRALINSGCSVPIFVIPIGIDHLVSDDVQPLGDLRVTEGQRFRFLHVSSVFERKGVDVLLTSYLKAFTADDDVELYIKTFPNPHNQIGAQLKEISAEFERPARVVIDENPLDDEGLLALYRTAHAMVLPTRGEGFNLPAAEALAMALPVITTGYGAQVDFCTRATSTLVNFHFAPSRSHVRSSDSCWMEPDAADLTAKLRILHKRVLAEDPELNAQRQVALNHVRSTYRWENSARSLLASAGWLADCKPVNKFESLHLALVSPWATRCGIAEYSHKLLVAVNDNPGVQLNVYCDDRTDSAPANALVSWRVGANDTVPEVLDRIAKTDAQVVLVQHQPSLFPLSEICCQRLAALHDQGRVVVLELHSTLPLLEECRVTAAAVKLLAKLDRIIVHKPEDLNHMLALGLADNVMLLHHGVIQPLDEPHEQGARAELGIPGDALVLGCFGFALPHKGIDTLVEVIEPLSKAVGRAVHLVALNSILDERSEQIILHCQERARQLGVNDKISWITDYRSIETCQRLLGAADYIVFPYRDTRESASGAVTIGLSTLKPVLVSPLEIFSDLADVTWKMEGNGAADVLRAVQSLHAQSQLTTDLIERQRAWLQARDWSKLSTRLLTLMATLRRERQLADVVAPARHDWLAMWEENQRKQLLVDVSEIYHRDARTGIQRVVRNVLAELFRTPPDGYEIRPVYGDKGQGFRYTGKFSPEGSSWRDGLPIEVRSGDIFLGLDLAAHLFPEAEQDISDFRLSGARAYYVIYDIIPLRDPHHTVAGITQAFHAWLSSLVNCADGLVCISQAVAHDVEAWLRNQFPDKSLPRIDYFHLGADIDFATPVQDSSVESDRVLEAMKIDTSFLMVGTLEPRKGHEQVLDAFEQLWRDGLKVNLVIAGKQGWMVDGLAKRLRNHSELNKRLFWLEGVSDVYLEKLYAAGACLIAASYNEGFGLPLIEAAQHRLPIIARGIPVFREVAGKFAFYFAGEKPEDLAQSVSEWLSLYKDGLHPRSGDMPWLTWKESTKMMLENVIPVAESRE, from the coding sequence ATGAGATTTATTTCTTACGCACAGAATCTCGAGGATGTCATTCTCTGGCGTGCTTTGAAGGCAGTGGAGAAGGGTTTCTATATCGACGTAGGGGCTAATGATCCGAATATCGATTCGGTAACCAAGGCGTTTTATGAGCGAGGTTGGCGCGGCATTAATGTTGAACCACTGCGATCTCATTGGGATGATCTGCAGCGGGATCGTCCCGAGGATACCAATCTCCAGTGTGCGGCTGGTGCGGCCAGTGGTGAGCTAGATCTTTGGGAAGCTGATGTTCGCGGTTGGGCCACGTCTTCTCCGTCGGTGATAAAGAAACACCAGGAGGACGGGCACAACGGAACTTGGCACAAAGTGGCAGTGCGGACCCTGACTGAGATTTGCAAAGAATACGCCCCTAGTGATATCCATTTTCTAAAGGTGGATGTTGAGGGCTTTGAGCAGTCTGTCATTGCCGGAATGAATTTCGAGCAATACCGTCCTTGGATTGTCGTTGTTGAGGCGACGCTACCCAATTCGATAGTGGAAAACTATCAGTTGTGGGAGCCAATGCTGGTGCAGCATGGCTACAGCCTCGTCTATGCTGACGGTTTGAATAGGTACTATCTCGCTCGCGAGCATGGTGACCTAGCGGAGGCGTTTAAGTATCCTCCCAACGTGTTTGACGGTTTTGTACGGAGCGACCAAGTACTTTTGGAGGGAAGTCTTCAGAAGGCACAAGAACAACTGCATCAATCACAAGAGCATTGGTGTCAGTCACAAGAGCAATTGCATCGATTGCAAGAGCATTGGTCTCAGTCACAAGAGCAATTGCATCAATTGCGAGAGCAATTGCATCAATCGCAAGAGCAATTCCGGGCGGCCCAAGAGAGCCGCGCCGCGCTGCAGGCTGAGAACGCGCAGATGCGCGACCTTGCCGCACGTATGCAAGAGGTCGAGGATGCTCTGGCACATGCATCTGGACAGCATGCACAGGTCGCAACGCAATTGGCTGCAGTTTATGCGAGCAACTCTTGGCGCATTACTGCGCCTTTGCGGAAACTAAGCATCTTGGTGTCTTCCGCGTCGTTGAGGGGCAAGATCTTGACTAAGGTCTTGCTTCGATATGCAGCCGTGCGTATTGACCGATATCCGCAGGTCAAGCGCGTCATGTTGATGGTCCTTAATCGATTGCCCGCGCTGAAGGGGCGACTGGCCCGGATACTTGTCCAACAAACCTCGATACTTCCGGTGTTGCGTAAGGACGCAGAAGGCGGATTGCTGGCGAATCCAAGCGTATTGCCATCAGCACCGAGTATTCCAGAAGCAATGCTTTTGCCCGAAGTCGCGTCGAGCACGCGTCGATGGGTGCGTTTGGTCGGACACGTCGAGGGTCACTACAGCCTTGCCATCGTTAACCGAGGATTGGCTGGCGCATTGGAGCAGGTTACCCGGAAGTTGGTGAGTTTCGTGCCTTATCACGGAACGCCATATACTGAGGTTCCGAATTTGCCTCCTGACCAGGACGAAGTTCTGCATCAGGCGCTCCGAAGGAGTATTCCTGCCGAGGCTGTTGATGATGCGATTTCAATCGTCCATCACTACCCGTTTATCAATGACGATCTGCCTGCAGGGCAGCGAGGCATGGTGTTCTTTTGGGAGGAAACTTCGGTTCCAGAGGGCATTGTTAATCATATAAATGCTTTTTTTGACTTGGTGTGGGTTGCCGCGGAATCGGTTAAACGCGCCTTGATCAACTCTGGCTGTAGTGTTCCAATTTTTGTCATTCCTATTGGTATTGATCATCTCGTATCCGATGATGTACAGCCATTGGGTGATTTGCGTGTGACCGAGGGGCAGCGTTTCCGCTTTTTACATGTATCGTCGGTATTCGAACGCAAGGGTGTTGATGTGCTGCTGACATCCTATTTGAAGGCGTTTACCGCTGACGACGACGTTGAGCTATACATTAAGACGTTTCCCAATCCGCACAACCAAATTGGTGCGCAACTGAAGGAAATTAGCGCCGAATTTGAGAGACCTGCTCGCGTTGTCATCGATGAGAACCCACTTGACGACGAAGGGTTGCTGGCGCTTTATCGCACTGCACATGCCATGGTATTGCCAACGCGCGGTGAAGGTTTCAATCTTCCGGCAGCGGAAGCCCTCGCTATGGCTTTGCCTGTAATTACCACTGGTTATGGCGCTCAAGTTGATTTTTGCACCCGTGCGACGTCCACACTAGTGAACTTCCACTTCGCTCCGTCACGTAGCCACGTCCGGTCCAGTGACTCTTGCTGGATGGAGCCTGACGCGGCCGATTTGACCGCTAAGCTACGTATACTCCATAAGCGGGTCCTGGCTGAAGATCCGGAACTAAACGCTCAACGACAAGTCGCTTTGAACCACGTGCGGAGCACCTACCGTTGGGAAAATAGTGCGCGCAGTTTATTGGCGAGTGCGGGGTGGCTTGCAGATTGCAAACCAGTAAATAAATTCGAGTCATTGCACTTGGCATTGGTGAGTCCATGGGCGACACGCTGCGGTATCGCTGAATACAGCCACAAACTGCTAGTCGCCGTGAATGACAACCCGGGGGTACAGCTGAACGTTTATTGTGACGACCGCACGGATTCGGCCCCGGCTAATGCGCTGGTCAGTTGGCGCGTGGGCGCTAATGACACAGTGCCTGAAGTATTGGATCGTATTGCAAAAACGGATGCGCAGGTTGTATTGGTGCAGCATCAGCCAAGCTTGTTCCCGCTTTCTGAGATTTGCTGCCAGCGTTTGGCGGCATTGCATGATCAGGGGCGAGTAGTGGTATTGGAGTTGCATTCCACATTGCCGTTGCTGGAGGAGTGCCGTGTAACCGCGGCAGCAGTCAAGCTGTTGGCCAAGCTTGATCGCATCATTGTGCACAAGCCAGAAGACCTGAATCATATGTTGGCCCTGGGTCTGGCCGATAACGTAATGCTTTTGCATCATGGTGTAATCCAGCCATTGGACGAGCCTCATGAACAAGGTGCACGCGCAGAACTCGGAATACCAGGTGATGCGCTGGTTTTAGGATGTTTTGGTTTCGCCCTTCCGCATAAAGGTATCGATACGTTGGTTGAAGTTATCGAGCCGCTTTCAAAGGCCGTCGGGCGAGCTGTTCATCTGGTCGCATTGAATTCGATACTTGATGAGCGCAGTGAGCAAATAATATTGCACTGTCAGGAGCGCGCACGTCAGCTAGGTGTGAATGATAAAATTTCGTGGATTACCGACTATCGATCAATAGAAACCTGCCAGAGGCTTTTGGGTGCGGCGGATTACATTGTGTTTCCGTACCGAGATACTCGCGAAAGTGCCAGCGGTGCTGTAACTATTGGCTTGTCTACACTTAAGCCAGTTTTGGTTAGCCCATTGGAGATTTTTTCCGATTTGGCAGATGTGACTTGGAAGATGGAAGGGAACGGCGCCGCGGATGTCCTTCGTGCGGTGCAGAGTCTGCATGCTCAATCCCAACTCACTACCGATTTGATTGAGCGCCAACGCGCTTGGCTTCAAGCTCGAGATTGGAGCAAGTTGTCGACTCGTTTGCTGACTTTGATGGCGACACTGCGTCGAGAGCGTCAACTAGCAGATGTAGTGGCTCCTGCTCGCCATGACTGGCTAGCGATGTGGGAGGAAAATCAGCGGAAACAGTTGTTGGTCGATGTGTCGGAGATCTACCATCGCGATGCCCGAACAGGGATTCAACGTGTGGTCCGAAATGTGCTCGCTGAATTGTTCCGGACCCCGCCGGACGGTTATGAAATAAGGCCGGTATATGGTGATAAAGGCCAAGGATTTCGATATACAGGTAAATTCAGTCCTGAGGGGAGTTCTTGGCGCGATGGTTTGCCAATCGAGGTGCGGTCGGGCGATATATTCCTCGGTCTCGACTTGGCTGCGCATTTGTTTCCTGAGGCTGAGCAAGATATATCCGATTTTCGTCTTTCTGGTGCTCGTGCGTACTATGTAATCTACGATATTATTCCGCTGCGTGACCCACATCATACTGTTGCGGGAATAACCCAGGCATTTCATGCATGGTTGAGCTCGTTGGTAAACTGTGCTGATGGTTTGGTGTGCATTTCTCAGGCTGTTGCGCATGATGTCGAGGCTTGGTTGAGAAATCAGTTCCCGGATAAATCGCTGCCGAGAATTGACTATTTCCACCTTGGGGCGGATATTGATTTTGCAACACCTGTTCAAGATTCATCGGTTGAGTCGGATCGTGTCTTGGAGGCGATGAAGATCGATACGTCCTTCCTTATGGTCGGGACGCTGGAGCCGAGAAAAGGACATGAGCAAGTGCTGGATGCTTTTGAACAGCTCTGGAGAGACGGTCTTAAAGTCAATCTGGTAATTGCTGGAAAGCAGGGATGGATGGTGGATGGGCTGGCTAAACGTTTACGCAATCATTCTGAACTTAATAAACGCCTTTTCTGGTTGGAAGGTGTGAGTGATGTGTATTTGGAGAAGCTTTACGCCGCAGGGGCGTGTTTGATTGCCGCTTCTTACAATGAGGGATTTGGTCTTCCGCTGATCGAGGCGGCGCAGCATCGACTGCCGATTATCGCCAGGGGGATACCAGTGTTTCGAGAAGTGGCTGGTAAATTTGCATTTTATTTTGCTGGAGAAAAGCCGGAGGATCTGGCTCAATCCGTGTCTGAGTGGTTGAGTTTATATAAGGATGGGTTGCATCCGCGGTCAGGCGATATGCCTTGGCTTACTTGGAAGGAAAGTACAAAAATGATGCTCGAGAACGTTATTCCTGTTGCTGAGTCGCGGGAATGA
- the gmd gene encoding GDP-mannose 4,6-dehydratase: MKSAIVTGISGQDGAYLAELLLDKGYQVYGTYRRTSSVNFWRIEELGIAKHPNLHLVEYDLTDLSASIRLLQTTGATEVYNLAAQSFVGVSFEQPVTTAEITGIGPLNLLEAIRIVNPKIRFYQASTSEMFGKVQAVPQIESTPFYPRSPYGVAKLYAHWITVNYRESYDIFGCSGILFNHESPLRGREFVTRKITDSVAKIKLGQLDVLELGNMDAKRDWGFAKEYVEGMWRMLQADEPDTFVLATNRTETVRDFVRMAFKATGVDLQFKGQDENEIGVDVASGKTVVKVNPKFHRPAEVDLLIGNPEKAKQKLGWEPKTTLEQLCAMMVEADLRRNERGFSF; encoded by the coding sequence ATGAAATCAGCAATCGTAACCGGTATTTCTGGCCAGGATGGCGCTTACCTTGCCGAGCTCTTGCTCGATAAGGGCTATCAGGTCTACGGCACCTATCGCCGCACGAGCTCGGTCAACTTCTGGCGCATCGAAGAGTTGGGCATCGCGAAGCATCCGAACCTGCATCTGGTCGAATATGACCTGACGGATCTGTCGGCAAGCATCCGGCTTTTGCAGACTACCGGCGCAACCGAGGTCTATAACCTTGCGGCACAAAGCTTCGTTGGCGTGTCCTTCGAACAGCCGGTTACCACTGCGGAAATCACCGGGATTGGTCCGCTGAACCTGCTCGAGGCGATCCGTATCGTCAACCCGAAGATTCGTTTCTATCAGGCGAGCACATCCGAGATGTTCGGCAAGGTGCAGGCCGTGCCGCAGATCGAATCGACGCCGTTCTATCCGCGCAGCCCTTATGGCGTTGCGAAGTTGTACGCACACTGGATCACGGTGAATTACCGCGAAAGCTACGACATCTTCGGCTGCAGCGGCATCCTGTTCAATCACGAATCGCCGCTGCGCGGCCGCGAGTTCGTGACGCGTAAAATTACTGACTCCGTCGCCAAGATCAAGCTCGGCCAGCTCGACGTGCTCGAACTGGGCAACATGGATGCGAAGCGTGACTGGGGCTTCGCGAAGGAATATGTCGAAGGAATGTGGCGCATGCTGCAGGCCGACGAACCGGATACCTTCGTGCTGGCCACGAATCGTACGGAGACGGTGCGCGACTTTGTGCGAATGGCATTCAAGGCTACGGGTGTCGACCTCCAGTTCAAGGGCCAGGACGAAAACGAGATCGGGGTTGATGTTGCAAGCGGCAAGACGGTTGTCAAGGTCAATCCGAAGTTCCATCGCCCTGCTGAAGTCGATTTGCTGATCGGCAACCCGGAGAAGGCCAAGCAGAAACTGGGTTGGGAACCCAAGACCACGCTCGAGCAGCTGTGCGCGATGATGGTCGAAGCGGACTTGCGTCGCAATGAGCGCGGCTTCTCGTTCTGA
- a CDS encoding NAD-dependent epimerase/dehydratase family protein, whose protein sequence is MSAASRSEAPRALVTGLAGFTGRYLARSLEAAGYRVFGTAHGSEPLGPDIHQVDLCDRAQLARVVADVQPDVVAHLAAIAFVAHGDADAIYRTNVVGTRNLLEALAGLKNRPKAVLLASSANIYGNAAVEIIDESVEPNPANDYAVSKLSMEYMARLWTDKLPIVIARPFNYTGVGQSGQFLLPKIVSHFQRGERVIELGNIDVERDFSDVRRVVDAYRRLLQLAPIGGVFNVCSGRAVSLKAVIAMMEQIAGYQIEVRVNPAFVRANEVRRLQGNAARLESVVGPLEDYPLERTLSWMYDEGHG, encoded by the coding sequence ATGAGCGCGGCTTCTCGTTCTGAGGCGCCTCGGGCGCTGGTGACGGGGCTCGCCGGCTTCACGGGCCGTTATTTGGCACGATCGCTGGAGGCGGCGGGTTATCGCGTTTTTGGGACCGCGCACGGTTCCGAACCGCTGGGGCCGGACATCCATCAAGTCGATCTGTGCGACCGGGCGCAGCTGGCACGGGTCGTGGCAGATGTGCAGCCAGATGTGGTCGCGCATCTTGCTGCGATCGCGTTCGTCGCGCACGGCGATGCGGATGCGATTTATCGCACCAACGTGGTCGGCACGCGCAACCTGCTGGAGGCGCTGGCGGGTCTTAAGAACCGTCCCAAGGCGGTTCTGCTGGCCAGTAGCGCCAATATCTACGGGAATGCGGCGGTCGAGATCATCGACGAGTCGGTGGAGCCGAATCCTGCGAACGACTATGCGGTCAGCAAGCTGTCGATGGAATATATGGCGCGCTTGTGGACGGACAAGCTGCCAATTGTCATCGCGCGTCCGTTCAACTACACCGGCGTGGGACAGTCCGGTCAGTTTCTGCTGCCGAAGATCGTCAGCCATTTCCAGCGCGGCGAGCGTGTGATCGAACTCGGCAATATTGATGTCGAGCGAGATTTTTCCGACGTGCGTCGCGTGGTGGATGCATATCGGCGCTTGCTGCAGCTTGCACCGATTGGTGGCGTCTTTAACGTGTGCTCGGGCCGGGCGGTTTCCTTGAAGGCTGTGATTGCGATGATGGAGCAGATCGCGGGCTACCAGATCGAAGTGCGCGTCAATCCTGCGTTCGTGCGAGCGAATGAAGTACGGCGCCTGCAGGGCAATGCAGCCCGGCTGGAGTCCGTTGTCGGGCCGCTCGAAGATTATCCGCTGGAACGCACATTGAGCTGGATGTACGACGAGGGGCATGGGTGA